CACGACCTTGCCGGTCAGCGTCACCACGCTTTCGGGGCGGAAGGCTTCGACCGTTTTGAACGCCGGGTTTTCGGTATCGAGCACGAATTGCGTGATGCCGTAATGGTCGCGCAAATCGACGAACAGGAGATTGCCGTGGTCGCGCTTGCGGTGGACCCAGCCCGACAGGCGAACCTGGGCGCCCACATCCGTGGCGCGCAATTGACCGCAAGTATGCGAACGGTAGGCGTGCATCGCGTCGAATCTCCTTTGAAAATCGGGCGTTAATGGCCCATGAAGGGCTTCGCTTGTCAACCCCCACGCCCCCTCTTGTTGCGCCAAAGACGCAAGGTTAAACAAGGACATGACATTGATCGTCGAGTCCGCCCCGCTGGCGGCGTTCTGCGCCAAGGCGGCCGCGTCCAGTTACGTCACCGTCGATACCGAGTTCATGCGGGATAAGACCTATTACCCGCAGCTTTGCCTCGTGCAGGTCGCGGGCGAGGACGATGCCGCCGTGATCGACGCGCTGGCCCCGGGGCTGGACCTTTCGCCGCTGCTGGCGCTGATGGACAACCCGGCCGTCCTCAAAGTGTTCCACGCGGCGCGCCAGGATTTGGAAATCTTCCATAACCTTACCGGCCGCGTCCCCGCCCCGTTGTTCGATACGCAAGTCGCGGCGATGGTGTGCGGCTTCGGCGAACAGGTCAGCTACGAAAACCTCGCCGCCCAGCTCGCCCGCGCGCGGATCGACAAATCGGTGCGTTTCACCGATTGGGCGCAACGCCCGTTGTCGGCCAAGCAGATCAGCTACGCGTTGTCGGACGTGACGCATCTGCGCCCGGCCTACGAGGCGCTCGCCCGCAAGCTCGGCCAAAGCGGCCGTGCCGGCTGGCTCGCCGAGGAAATGGCGATCCTGATGGATCCCGCGACCTATCGCGCGGACCCGGAGGAAGTCTGGCGGCGCATGAAGCCGCGCGGCGCCAAGCCGCGTTTCCTCGCGATCCTGAAGGAAGTCTGCGCCTGGCGCGAACGCGAGGCCCAGCGCCGCGACACGCCGCGCAACCGCGTGGTGCGCGACGAAACGATCCTCGACGTGGCCGCACACGCGCCGGAATCGCTGGAAGATCTCGCGCGCATGCGCGGCATCAATCGCGGCTTCACCGAAGGCCGCCTCGGCCAGGAGATGATGGAAGCGGTCAAGCGCGGCTTGGCCACCCCGGTCGACAAAGCGCCCGCCTTGCCGGAATCGCCCGATCTGCCGCCGGGCCTCGGGCCCGTGGTCGAGCTCCTTAAAGTGCTCCTCAAAATGAAATGCGAGGAACATGGTGTGGCGCAGAAGCTCGTTGCGACCACGGCGGATTTGGAGCGCATCGCGGCCGACGACGTCGCCGACGTGCCTGCCCTTCAGGGCTGGCGGCGCGAAGTGTTCGGCGAAGCCGCCCTCGATATGAAGGCGGGCCGGCTCGGCTTCACGCTGAAAGGCAAAAAGATCGTGCTGATGCGCCTGGACGGCGCCGCGACGGCGGTCGCTTCGACTTAAGCCGTGACGTCGACGTTGCGGCCGCGGCCGGAATCCGACGGCGGCGCCGTCAGGTTCTGCGCGGCGGCACCCAGCTGCGGGCGCGCTTCTTCGGCGGGCGACGCATCCGCACTCGACGGCGCGGGACGCGACGTTTCCAGCGACGACAGCTGGCTGGCGGGCGAATATTGCGTATTGCCGATGGAACTGGCGGCCATGGTTCCTCTCCCCGAAACGGGATGCGGATAAGATTAGGCTCGGATTCCGCTTTCGGCAAGGCTTCCGGCGCCGAAAACCTCATCCGGTACCGTCACTTCGCCGCGTAAGCATCCAAAAAGATGCGTAAATCCGAAAACGCCGCATCGCGTACGGCTTTGTTATGGGCACTGGCCGCACTCGACCGCCAAAACGCCCAGCCGGGGCCGACATCGTCGAACCCGTGCGAGGCCCCGCCATAGCGGACCGCCAAAACCTTATCCGCGTCTTGCGCGCGGCTGACGGCGGCCAAGCAGGTCTCCGGCGGGGCGACGGTATCGTTTTCCCCCATCATCAACAGCACGGGGCCGGTCGGGCGCCATTCGCGAAGCCCCGCGCAAGAAGGATAGAACGCAGCGGCCGAACGCACGCCGGTGCGCGCCATGGCGACAAGGACCGACGCCCCGCCTTCCGCCCAGCCGACCAGATGCAGCCGCGTACGATCGACACCCGGCACGGCGGCAAGCCGCAGCACGGCGCGTTCGATCGCCGGCACGCCCGCGGCGGCATCGTCCGCCCGGCAAGCCCCCGACGGCCAATCGAGCGTGGCAACCGCGAAACCCGATTGCGTCAAATCCTGCGCGGCACGCGTAATGTGATCGCCGGGCCCCGCGCAGCTGGGCACGAGCAGCACCGCGCCGAAGGGTCCGGCGCGCAAAGGTGTGGCGATCGGGTTCGGGCGCGCGCACGCGGTCAACGCCATCGCGGCGGCGAACAGAGCGAGGATGGTTTTCATCGCGGCCGGATACGCGGTTTCTTGTCGAAGGCCGAAGCGACGGATTCAAGCCGCCGCCCGACCATCTCGCCCACCATGCCGACATCGCGCTTGGGCACTTCGAGGATAAGCTCGCGGCCGTCCATAACGAGCCGCGTGCGCGCGAGCACGGCCGACGCCCCGCCCGACAGGCGATAGGCAAGCCGCAACGCGAGCCCCAAGCGGAACGCCTCGCGCAACGAATCCTCGTCGAGCATGCGCCAGGAAATCTGCGCGGTTTCCCCGCCCGGCTCGCCGTCGTACCGCGCGAACAAAGCGAGCGCCACATAAGCGCGGCCGGGATGGTCGATGCCCGCGACGGGCATATAGAGTGCGCGCCGATACGCGATCTCGCCGCGATGATCGGGATGCTCGCTCCAAGCGAGGTCCGACAAATGGCACGTCGCAAGGCGCAATCGCGCGCGCGATTTGTCCTTGAACAGCGGCTCGATCCAGCGCTGAAGTTCTTCCGCCTTCACGTGATAGCGGCGGTTCTGCGCGGCGATGGCGGCCACACCCGAGATCAGCGGATCCATCCGCTTCAACGCGGGGCTCAACGAATCGTAGAGGCAGCCTTCGCGCAATCCGTAGGCGGAGAAGACCAGCGTCTTGGGCTTCATCCGGCGCAATACGCGCTCCAGCACCGTCGCGGCGAGCGGGATCGTCTCCAAGCGCTTGCGCGAAATGCCGCTGAAGCCTTCGAGCGAGGCGCGGCTTTGCGTCGCCATCAATTCGAGGAAGTCGATCGCCCGATCGCGCGCGATCGTATAGTGGTGGATGATCTCGAGCCCGTAGCCCGCATGCGCCATATGCAGCTTGGCGATCGCGCGCCATGCGCCGCCCACGGCGTAGAATTCGGCGTCACGGCCCTTGTCGAGGAAGTCGAGCGGCTT
This genomic interval from Alphaproteobacteria bacterium contains the following:
- a CDS encoding dienelactone hydrolase family protein, coding for MKTILALFAAAMALTACARPNPIATPLRAGPFGAVLLVPSCAGPGDHITRAAQDLTQSGFAVATLDWPSGACRADDAAAGVPAIERAVLRLAAVPGVDRTRLHLVGWAEGGASVLVAMARTGVRSAAAFYPSCAGLREWRPTGPVLLMMGENDTVAPPETCLAAVSRAQDADKVLAVRYGGASHGFDDVGPGWAFWRSSAASAHNKAVRDAAFSDLRIFLDAYAAK
- a CDS encoding Ppx/GppA family phosphatase, with product MAVRRATSGVSIDRRPVAVVDIGSNSIRLVVFDGTSRVPLPLFNEKVLCGLGKGIERTGKLDETGVEQALVNLRRFAELARAMGVRRTYALATAAARDASNGPEFITRVRKVTGLPVRILSGADEARISALGVLAGTPGSQGAMGDLGGGSLELVALGEGKTRGYVTLPFGPLRLKEYAEKGRGRLKDMIDERLKPLDFLDKGRDAEFYAVGGAWRAIAKLHMAHAGYGLEIIHHYTIARDRAIDFLELMATQSRASLEGFSGISRKRLETIPLAATVLERVLRRMKPKTLVFSAYGLREGCLYDSLSPALKRMDPLISGVAAIAAQNRRYHVKAEELQRWIEPLFKDKSRARLRLATCHLSDLAWSEHPDHRGEIAYRRALYMPVAGIDHPGRAYVALALFARYDGEPGGETAQISWRMLDEDSLREAFRLGLALRLAYRLSGGASAVLARTRLVMDGRELILEVPKRDVGMVGEMVGRRLESVASAFDKKPRIRPR
- the rnd gene encoding ribonuclease D yields the protein MTLIVESAPLAAFCAKAAASSYVTVDTEFMRDKTYYPQLCLVQVAGEDDAAVIDALAPGLDLSPLLALMDNPAVLKVFHAARQDLEIFHNLTGRVPAPLFDTQVAAMVCGFGEQVSYENLAAQLARARIDKSVRFTDWAQRPLSAKQISYALSDVTHLRPAYEALARKLGQSGRAGWLAEEMAILMDPATYRADPEEVWRRMKPRGAKPRFLAILKEVCAWREREAQRRDTPRNRVVRDETILDVAAHAPESLEDLARMRGINRGFTEGRLGQEMMEAVKRGLATPVDKAPALPESPDLPPGLGPVVELLKVLLKMKCEEHGVAQKLVATTADLERIAADDVADVPALQGWRREVFGEAALDMKAGRLGFTLKGKKIVLMRLDGAATAVAST